In Lujinxingia sediminis, a single genomic region encodes these proteins:
- the nuoF gene encoding NADH-quinone oxidoreductase subunit NuoF: MQEKYLSRNFDIPNAHTLEVFEANGGYQAMRKAFKMDGETIIEEVKTSNLRGRGGAGFPCGIKWSFLPKESDLPKYLVINADEGEPGTFKDRYLMELDPHRHIEGCIIAAWALGIRYGYIFVRGELQSAIRRLEGAIKEAYAKGYLGENILGTGFDFDLYVHPGAGAYICGEETGLIEALEGKSGQPRMKPPFPAVVGAFQAPTIVNNVETISSIPWIIEKGGEWFASMGVEKNGGPKLYGVSGPVVRPGVYEAPSGVTVRELLEDYAGGMLPGHELKAFIPGGSSCAVMTPDKLDSQMGFETMREAGSSMGTACITFMDTDTCMVRLAARLAHFYHHESCGQCTPCREGSGWVAKVLDEIEAGRGRMEDLDLLLDMCGNIEGNTICALGDSIAIPVRSYVQVFREEFERHIKEGCCSFPAWSKRRKGSSEAA, encoded by the coding sequence ATGCAGGAAAAGTACCTCAGCCGTAATTTCGATATCCCCAATGCGCACACCCTGGAGGTCTTTGAGGCCAACGGGGGCTATCAGGCGATGCGCAAGGCCTTTAAAATGGATGGGGAGACGATCATTGAGGAGGTGAAGACCTCCAACCTGCGTGGTCGTGGTGGCGCCGGCTTCCCCTGCGGCATCAAGTGGAGTTTTCTTCCCAAAGAGAGCGATCTTCCCAAGTACCTGGTGATCAACGCTGATGAGGGCGAGCCGGGCACCTTCAAGGATCGCTACCTGATGGAGCTCGACCCGCACCGCCACATTGAGGGCTGCATCATCGCGGCGTGGGCGTTGGGGATTCGCTACGGTTATATCTTTGTGCGTGGCGAGCTTCAGAGCGCGATTCGTCGCCTGGAGGGCGCGATCAAGGAGGCCTACGCCAAGGGATACCTCGGTGAGAATATCCTGGGCACCGGCTTTGATTTTGACCTCTACGTGCATCCGGGCGCAGGTGCCTATATCTGCGGTGAGGAGACCGGGCTTATCGAAGCGCTCGAAGGTAAGAGCGGGCAACCGCGTATGAAGCCGCCGTTTCCTGCGGTCGTCGGCGCCTTCCAGGCTCCGACCATCGTGAATAACGTCGAGACGATCTCCTCGATCCCCTGGATCATCGAGAAGGGCGGGGAGTGGTTCGCGTCGATGGGCGTTGAGAAGAACGGTGGACCCAAGCTCTACGGCGTGTCCGGACCGGTGGTGCGTCCCGGTGTCTACGAGGCGCCCTCGGGCGTGACCGTGCGCGAACTTCTGGAAGATTACGCCGGCGGCATGCTCCCGGGGCATGAACTCAAAGCCTTCATTCCCGGTGGATCCTCCTGCGCGGTGATGACTCCCGATAAGCTCGACTCGCAGATGGGGTTTGAGACGATGCGTGAGGCGGGCAGCTCGATGGGCACGGCCTGCATCACGTTCATGGACACCGACACCTGCATGGTGCGCCTGGCAGCACGCCTGGCGCACTTCTACCACCACGAGTCCTGCGGTCAGTGCACGCCCTGCCGCGAAGGCAGCGGCTGGGTGGCCAAGGTTCTCGATGAGATCGAGGCAGGTCGTGGGCGCATGGAAGATCTCGATCTTCTGCTGGATATGTGCGGCAACATCGAAGGGAACACCATCTGTGCGCTTGGCGACTCCATCGCCATCCCTGTTCGCAGCTATGTGCAGGTGTTCCGCGAAGAATTCGAACGCCACATTAAAGAGGGGTGCTGCTCGTTCCCCGCCTGGTCGAAGCGCCGCAAGGGCTCCAGCGAAGCGGCCTAA
- a CDS encoding NADH-quinone oxidoreductase subunit J family protein, with protein sequence MGFWEPLFFWMFALGALITSLTVILVRNPLYSALALIVDFFFFAGLYVLLSAHFLAIVQVLVYGGAIMVLFLFIIMLLNLRDEELGENRFQLHFVAAIASGLAIFFFAGASILAVVSSEDVEQGRQEYAQQVEGAEEGEQVALLTRSAIPGLAADLNEVGLEAAYQAQLTAWEAGQGNPAQGKYNRFDKSVPFELPPALSAEARQGQVTPGRQGLYGTFKPISIALVNRFVVPFELTAILLLAAIIGAMIIAKRRVG encoded by the coding sequence ATGGGTTTTTGGGAACCCCTGTTCTTCTGGATGTTTGCGCTGGGGGCGCTGATCACAAGCCTTACTGTGATTTTGGTGCGTAACCCCCTGTACAGCGCGCTGGCGCTGATCGTGGACTTTTTCTTCTTTGCTGGCCTCTACGTGCTGCTCTCGGCCCACTTCCTGGCGATCGTTCAGGTGTTGGTCTACGGCGGTGCGATCATGGTGCTCTTCCTCTTTATCATCATGCTCTTAAACCTGCGTGATGAAGAGCTGGGCGAGAACCGCTTCCAGCTGCATTTTGTGGCGGCAATTGCCAGCGGTCTTGCGATCTTCTTCTTTGCAGGGGCGTCCATTCTGGCCGTCGTCAGCAGCGAAGATGTCGAACAGGGTCGTCAGGAATACGCCCAGCAGGTGGAGGGGGCCGAAGAGGGTGAGCAGGTCGCACTGCTGACGCGCTCGGCGATCCCGGGCCTTGCCGCAGACCTCAATGAAGTCGGTCTGGAGGCTGCCTACCAGGCGCAGCTGACGGCGTGGGAGGCAGGTCAGGGCAATCCCGCTCAGGGCAAATACAACCGCTTCGACAAGAGCGTCCCCTTTGAGCTTCCTCCTGCGCTCAGTGCGGAAGCGCGTCAGGGGCAGGTGACCCCCGGTCGTCAGGGGCTCTACGGTACGTTTAAGCCGATCAGCATCGCTCTTGTGAATCGCTTTGTGGTGCCCTTCGAGTTGACCGCGATTCTTCTTCTGGCCGCCATCATTGGCGCCATGATCATCGCTAAACGACGCGTCGGTTAA
- the nuoK gene encoding NADH-quinone oxidoreductase subunit NuoK encodes MSWEPTLAHYLILSAAIFSIGMIGVMVRRNAIILFMSIELMLNAVNLTFIAFSRYRIDMDGHIFAFFVMAVAAAEAAVALAIVLHVFRHKRSVNVDEMQQLQY; translated from the coding sequence ATGTCCTGGGAACCAACCCTCGCACATTATTTGATCCTCTCGGCGGCGATCTTCTCGATCGGGATGATCGGGGTGATGGTGCGTCGTAACGCGATCATCCTTTTTATGAGCATCGAGTTGATGCTCAACGCGGTGAACCTGACTTTCATCGCCTTTAGCCGCTACCGCATCGACATGGACGGGCACATCTTTGCCTTCTTTGTCATGGCGGTTGCGGCGGCCGAGGCGGCCGTTGCCCTGGCCATCGTGCTGCATGTCTTCCGGCATAAGCGCAGCGTGAACGTCGACGAAATGCAGCAGCTTCAGTACTAG
- the nuoL gene encoding NADH-quinone oxidoreductase subunit L, protein MEPLYSDSFYFLGLIVLMPLLGAIINGLFGAKLPKNLVNWVACGAMALSFAFALVSFQALVNQGNGEEVGHLSYTAFQWIFSGSLSAEIAFLFDPLSAVLVLIITGVGLLIHIYSTGYMAEDPSKWRYFAYLNLFVFAMLLLALGKNMLVTFIGWEGVGMASYLLIGFWYSDADKAAAGQKAFIVNRVGDFFFLLGMFILFFTAGTWDYLELEQLATNTATAAVLLPVALPVGVLIFLGCTGKSAQIPLYVWLPDAMAGPTPVSALIHAATMVTAGVFLLSRINWIFTLDPNLMAIVAVVGALTALMAATIAIVQTDIKKVLAYSTVSQLGFMFMAVGVGSFTAAVFHLMTHAFFKALLFLAAGSVIHGMHHEQDMRKMGGLRKYMPWTHAAFLIGTLAIAGVPFFAGFYSKDFILWSALSNVHVLNVVGVLETAQMEMFTTTLAPAVVAADGHALEVLGGALFINWFVFIVGVLTAGLTAFYMFRAYFMTFHGECRADEETKSHIHESPSAMLVALLVLAFLSVVGGYIGWPHFIAAAFPAGLKVYALGLENWLSEVFVVSDTYRVLGRFGEHPYLAEGLAAATSVIVAGAGIGLAYLMYVKRTDLPGVIYARATKLHYVLSNKYFVDEGYFAAFVRPTLLIGKVMTWFDKNIIAGLLVGGAAFMTQNLGRILRNLQSGNVQRYATYISLALALVVLAIFYPGCLA, encoded by the coding sequence ATGGAACCGCTTTACTCCGATAGTTTTTACTTCCTTGGCCTGATTGTGCTGATGCCTCTGCTCGGCGCGATCATCAACGGCCTTTTTGGCGCGAAGCTCCCCAAGAACCTGGTCAACTGGGTGGCCTGTGGGGCGATGGCGCTCTCCTTCGCGTTTGCGCTGGTGAGCTTCCAGGCTCTGGTGAATCAGGGCAATGGTGAGGAGGTGGGGCATCTAAGCTACACCGCCTTCCAGTGGATCTTCAGCGGCAGTCTCAGCGCGGAGATCGCGTTTCTCTTCGATCCCCTCTCGGCGGTGCTGGTGCTGATCATCACCGGCGTGGGTCTGCTGATTCACATCTACTCGACCGGCTACATGGCCGAGGACCCGTCGAAGTGGCGCTACTTCGCCTACCTCAACCTGTTTGTGTTTGCGATGCTGCTGCTTGCCCTGGGCAAGAACATGCTCGTGACCTTCATCGGTTGGGAAGGCGTGGGGATGGCCAGCTACCTGCTGATCGGATTCTGGTACAGCGACGCTGATAAGGCCGCCGCAGGTCAGAAGGCCTTTATCGTCAACCGTGTTGGCGACTTCTTCTTCCTGCTGGGGATGTTCATCCTCTTCTTCACCGCGGGCACCTGGGATTACCTGGAGCTCGAGCAGCTGGCCACGAACACGGCCACCGCCGCTGTTCTTTTGCCGGTCGCACTTCCGGTGGGCGTGCTGATCTTCCTGGGCTGCACCGGGAAGAGCGCGCAGATTCCTCTCTACGTCTGGCTTCCTGACGCGATGGCCGGCCCGACGCCTGTCAGCGCGCTGATTCACGCCGCGACCATGGTCACCGCCGGTGTGTTCTTGCTCTCGCGCATCAACTGGATCTTTACGCTCGACCCCAACCTGATGGCCATCGTCGCCGTGGTGGGGGCACTGACTGCGCTGATGGCCGCGACGATCGCGATCGTTCAGACCGACATCAAGAAGGTGCTGGCGTACTCCACCGTGTCGCAGCTGGGCTTTATGTTCATGGCCGTGGGCGTGGGCTCGTTCACCGCGGCGGTCTTCCACCTGATGACCCACGCCTTCTTCAAGGCGTTGCTCTTCCTTGCGGCCGGTAGCGTGATTCACGGCATGCACCACGAGCAGGACATGCGCAAGATGGGCGGGCTCAGAAAGTACATGCCCTGGACCCACGCCGCCTTCCTTATCGGGACGCTGGCGATCGCCGGGGTGCCTTTCTTTGCCGGCTTCTACTCCAAGGACTTCATCCTGTGGAGCGCACTCTCCAACGTGCATGTGCTCAACGTCGTCGGTGTGTTGGAGACGGCCCAGATGGAGATGTTCACCACCACGCTTGCTCCGGCGGTTGTGGCCGCCGATGGCCACGCGCTCGAAGTCCTCGGTGGTGCGCTCTTTATCAACTGGTTCGTCTTCATCGTCGGTGTTCTCACCGCCGGTCTGACCGCTTTCTACATGTTCCGCGCCTACTTCATGACCTTCCATGGTGAGTGCCGCGCCGACGAAGAAACCAAGAGCCACATCCACGAGTCGCCCTCGGCGATGCTGGTGGCGTTGCTGGTGCTGGCCTTCCTCTCGGTGGTCGGTGGCTACATCGGGTGGCCGCACTTTATCGCTGCGGCCTTCCCCGCAGGGCTCAAGGTCTACGCGCTGGGTCTGGAGAACTGGCTCTCCGAGGTCTTCGTCGTCTCCGATACCTACCGGGTGCTCGGCCGCTTCGGGGAGCATCCCTACCTGGCCGAGGGCCTGGCCGCAGCGACCAGCGTGATCGTTGCCGGCGCGGGCATTGGTCTGGCGTACTTGATGTACGTCAAGCGCACCGACCTTCCGGGCGTGATCTACGCTCGCGCGACCAAACTTCATTACGTGCTGTCCAACAAGTACTTCGTCGATGAGGGCTACTTCGCGGCATTTGTTCGCCCGACGCTGCTTATCGGTAAGGTGATGACCTGGTTCGATAAGAACATCATCGCCGGCCTGCTTGTGGGTGGTGCGGCCTTTATGACCCAGAACCTGGGTCGGATCTTGCGCAACCTGCAGAGCGGTAATGTGCAGCGCTATGCGACCTACATCAGCCTTGCGCTGGCGCTTGTCGTCCTGGCGATCTTCTACCCGGGCTGCCTCGCTTAA